One genomic region from Alteromonas pelagimontana encodes:
- a CDS encoding ion channel, translated as MIYALLLSLVTVVLGVTLHLFNITKLADALLDRVSGNWVKTKLVLMIAIISQMLIAAIFTCSYVIGMKAGLGSFKSPAHLQDIFYFSLTTITTLGLGSIQPTHDLRMLAGVESATGFLLISCSAQRVFRAMNGER; from the coding sequence ATGATTTACGCGTTATTGCTGTCACTGGTGACTGTCGTGCTGGGTGTTACCCTTCACCTTTTCAATATTACAAAACTTGCAGATGCTTTACTTGATAGAGTATCCGGCAATTGGGTAAAGACTAAACTGGTGTTAATGATCGCGATTATCAGCCAGATGCTCATCGCGGCAATTTTTACCTGTAGTTATGTTATTGGCATGAAGGCAGGGCTAGGAAGCTTTAAGAGTCCTGCCCATTTACAGGATATTTTTTATTTTTCTTTAACCACTATTACCACCCTGGGGTTAGGAAGTATTCAGCCGACCCATGATTTAAGAATGCTCGCGGGAGTGGAATCTGCCACCGGATTTTTACTGATTAGCTGTTCGGCGCAACGTGTATTTAGAGCGATGAATGGCGAACGTTGA
- a CDS encoding alpha-amylase family glycosyl hydrolase, with translation MSEFSGTLGVSTRERGHQFAVWAPNAKAVSVVGTMNDWNPEAHPMQAIDGGIWWCDIDGCENGAEYKFQIQTADDEPLLKNDPRARKLTNSIGNSVVYDDDFEWEVTDFELPPVHERVIYEIHIGTFNKPEDGNGTFASAIEKLPELQALGVNVVELMPINEFAGDISWGYNPAHPYAVEEAYGGPDGLKRFVDAAHKAGIGVVLDVVYNHFGPSDMDIWQFDGWSENDKGGIYFYNDHRSATPWGDSRPDYGRPEVRSYIYDNALMWLSEFKADGLRMDMVPYIRCVSGADTGEDDIPEAYELIQKINGDIRERFPHKMTIAEDLHEHHFITDAIEDGGCGYTNQWDATFLRPIRITLAQTNDEYVDLQKVEGSLLHIYSGNAYARVVYTESHDEVANERARVVEQIAPGNVDSDYFARQKGMLAGALTLTSAGIPMLFQGQDFKEAGWFNDENDLDWSRKERFAEYAEAYKQLVALRKNTNGNSAGLTGGNTEIVHRDDDNKVIGYKRSNDVGSQNVYVYIQLSNNTTDNYRLDGLAPETACLFAWSDGLKTEELEENDGYVKMLPYSIMIFAEK, from the coding sequence ATGTCAGAATTTAGCGGCACCTTAGGGGTGTCAACGCGTGAACGCGGTCACCAGTTTGCGGTATGGGCACCTAATGCCAAAGCTGTGTCTGTAGTAGGCACGATGAACGACTGGAACCCCGAAGCACATCCCATGCAAGCCATTGACGGCGGGATCTGGTGGTGTGACATAGACGGTTGTGAAAATGGTGCAGAATATAAATTTCAAATTCAAACGGCTGACGATGAGCCCCTGCTTAAAAACGATCCCCGAGCTAGAAAACTGACTAACAGTATCGGCAATTCTGTTGTTTATGATGATGATTTTGAATGGGAAGTGACCGACTTTGAGTTACCGCCAGTTCACGAACGAGTCATTTATGAAATTCATATAGGTACCTTTAATAAGCCTGAAGATGGCAACGGCACTTTTGCTTCTGCCATAGAAAAGCTGCCGGAGTTACAGGCATTAGGTGTGAACGTTGTCGAATTGATGCCGATTAACGAATTTGCTGGTGATATCAGTTGGGGATATAACCCGGCTCATCCCTATGCAGTTGAAGAAGCGTATGGCGGTCCTGACGGTTTAAAGCGTTTCGTGGATGCAGCACATAAAGCCGGCATTGGCGTGGTGCTTGATGTAGTTTATAACCACTTCGGCCCCAGCGACATGGACATCTGGCAGTTCGACGGTTGGAGTGAGAACGATAAAGGCGGCATTTACTTTTATAACGACCACCGTAGCGCAACGCCGTGGGGCGACAGCCGCCCCGATTATGGTCGTCCGGAAGTGCGCAGCTACATTTATGACAATGCACTTATGTGGCTGTCAGAATTTAAGGCTGACGGGCTGCGAATGGATATGGTGCCTTACATCCGTTGCGTCTCGGGAGCTGATACCGGAGAAGACGATATTCCGGAAGCTTACGAGTTGATTCAGAAAATCAACGGCGATATTCGCGAGAGATTCCCGCACAAAATGACCATTGCCGAGGATTTACACGAACACCACTTTATCACCGACGCGATTGAAGACGGCGGATGCGGATATACCAATCAATGGGATGCCACCTTTTTACGCCCAATTCGAATTACGCTGGCGCAAACCAATGACGAATATGTAGATTTGCAAAAGGTTGAAGGTTCTTTGCTGCACATTTATAGCGGTAATGCTTACGCGAGAGTGGTATATACCGAGTCTCACGATGAAGTCGCTAACGAGCGCGCGCGAGTGGTGGAGCAAATTGCGCCGGGAAATGTCGATTCTGACTACTTTGCCCGCCAAAAAGGCATGCTTGCAGGTGCGTTAACGTTAACCAGCGCCGGAATTCCCATGCTGTTTCAAGGCCAGGATTTCAAAGAAGCCGGATGGTTTAATGATGAGAACGATCTGGATTGGAGCAGGAAAGAACGCTTTGCTGAATATGCAGAAGCGTACAAGCAACTGGTGGCGCTGCGTAAGAACACTAACGGAAATTCTGCCGGGTTAACTGGCGGAAACACTGAAATAGTCCATCGGGACGATGACAATAAAGTCATCGGTTATAAGCGTTCCAACGATGTGGGTTCGCAAAATGTTTATGTCTATATTCAGCTATCGAACAATACCACCGACAACTATCGTCTAGACGGGCTGGCCCCAGAGACAGCTTGTTTATTTGCGTGGAGCGACGGTCTTAAAACAGAGGAATTGGAAGAAAACGACGGCTACGTTAAAATGCTGCCCTACAGCATTATGATTTTTGCTGAAAAATAA
- a CDS encoding SulP family inorganic anion transporter: protein MFDIITSRDSNIKNDVLSGITVALALVPEAVAFAFVAGVEPMIGLYAAFMMGLITAAIGGRPGMISGATGAMAVVMVALVAQHGVQYLFAAVVLAGVLQILCGVFRLGKFIRLVPYPVMLGFVNGLAIVIFLAQLGQFKVQNALGQWQWMEGTLLYIMLGLVALTMAIIYILPKLTKAVPASLVAIITVTLLVHGLDLEARTVIDFVRDLLPAEQKATATLAGELPSFAVPLVPFTWDTFMIILPTSVILCLVGLIESLLTLSLIDEMTDTRGRGNKECVGQGVANTVNGFFGGMGGCAMIGQSMININSGGRGRLSGITAALVLLAFILFAAPLIEMIPLAALVGVMFVVVIATFEWASFRIIRGVNKEDAFVLFLVTAVTVIADLAIAVVVGVIVSALVFAWKHARHIEVKAHLDKDGWKVYELDGPLFFGSIQHFKDMFDVANDPEDVVVDFNNSRIWDSSGIDALDSLADKYEAQGKKLHIRHISAECRGLLRKANKYVEINVTEDPRYRVATDKLG from the coding sequence ATGTTTGACATTATCACTAGCCGGGACAGCAACATAAAAAATGATGTGCTGTCGGGTATCACCGTTGCACTGGCTTTAGTTCCAGAGGCCGTTGCGTTTGCTTTTGTGGCAGGTGTTGAGCCGATGATTGGGCTTTACGCCGCCTTCATGATGGGCCTGATTACTGCCGCTATCGGTGGAAGGCCAGGAATGATTTCGGGTGCAACCGGTGCAATGGCGGTAGTCATGGTCGCACTGGTCGCTCAACATGGCGTACAGTACCTGTTTGCAGCTGTGGTGCTGGCGGGGGTGTTGCAAATTCTCTGTGGCGTATTCAGGCTTGGCAAGTTCATTCGCCTGGTGCCATACCCGGTGATGTTAGGTTTTGTCAACGGTCTGGCGATTGTGATTTTTCTGGCACAGTTAGGACAGTTTAAAGTGCAAAATGCGTTGGGCCAATGGCAGTGGATGGAAGGCACATTGCTGTATATCATGCTGGGACTGGTAGCGCTGACTATGGCGATTATTTATATATTGCCTAAGCTTACCAAAGCGGTACCGGCATCCTTGGTCGCTATTATTACCGTTACCTTGCTGGTTCATGGGCTTGATCTTGAAGCGCGCACTGTTATTGATTTTGTACGCGATCTGCTGCCTGCGGAGCAGAAAGCCACCGCGACACTGGCGGGTGAGTTGCCCTCTTTTGCCGTTCCTTTGGTACCCTTCACCTGGGACACCTTCATGATTATTCTGCCAACTTCAGTCATTTTATGTCTGGTTGGTCTGATTGAGTCACTTCTTACGCTATCTCTTATTGATGAAATGACCGACACTCGCGGTCGCGGCAACAAAGAGTGTGTAGGTCAGGGGGTAGCCAACACGGTAAACGGTTTCTTTGGTGGCATGGGCGGTTGTGCCATGATTGGTCAAAGCATGATCAATATTAACTCCGGCGGGCGTGGTCGTTTATCAGGTATCACCGCCGCACTGGTTCTGCTGGCCTTTATCTTATTTGCGGCACCGCTTATTGAAATGATTCCGCTGGCGGCATTGGTTGGAGTCATGTTTGTTGTCGTCATTGCGACGTTTGAGTGGGCTTCTTTTCGTATAATAAGAGGCGTAAACAAAGAAGACGCCTTTGTACTGTTTTTAGTTACTGCCGTGACTGTTATTGCCGATTTAGCTATTGCTGTGGTGGTGGGCGTTATTGTTTCTGCACTCGTCTTTGCCTGGAAACATGCTCGACATATTGAAGTGAAGGCCCATCTCGATAAGGACGGCTGGAAAGTGTACGAGCTGGATGGCCCACTGTTTTTTGGCTCCATCCAACATTTTAAGGATATGTTTGATGTTGCCAACGATCCGGAAGATGTGGTTGTGGATTTTAACAACAGCCGAATTTGGGATTCTTCCGGTATTGATGCATTAGACAGTCTGGCAGACAAGTACGAAGCGCAAGGTAAAAAATTGCACATACGCCATATCAGCGCGGAATGCCGCGGATTACTACGTAAAGCCAATAAATATGTCGAGATCAACGTAACCGAAGATCCTCGCTATCGTGTGGCTACCGACAAGCTAGGATAG
- a CDS encoding nitrate reductase, with translation MNHSQHHELSTLIPVTTTKRTQQLGQTTCPYCGVGCGVDVIRQQDGRNASLKSVAGTPEHPANFGRLCIKGTNLLQTNGAENRLLSPSVAGKNVSWDTATGLVAEKIKDVIAKHGPEAVAFYVSGQLLTEDYYVANKLMKGYIGSANIDTNSRLCMSSAVAAYKRAFGEDLVPCSYNDLEHTDLLVLVGSNAAWTHPVLFQRMERAKLRNPDLNVVLIDPRATDSSTLADLHLPLKPGTDAALFNGLLHFLVTQGHTDNTFIADSTNGFEAAVENASVWSTAAVANYCDLPEASVIQFYTMFAKKTTAITFFSMGINQSTTGVDKGNAIINCHLASGKIGKPGSGPFSITGQPNAMGGREVGGLANMLAAHMDIDNAEHRKNVQTFWQSPVMAERQGLKAVDMFERMAAGDIKFVWIMATNPVVSMPNRPQIEAALEKCETVVVSDIVANTDTLAFADIVLPATGWSEKDGTVTNSERRISRQRGLLPAPGEARHDWQIICDVAGKMGFADSFSYAHVSEIFDEHTRLTTYKNHGERALNLCGLSGMTVSEYDRLSPTQWPVADATCQGTERLFSDGKFFTADRRANFIAIQPAAPAQLTCEAFPFVLNSGRLRDQWHTMTRTGKAAKLFRHTAQATLAMHPDDAEKLSLKEGDLAALSAASSGGMTTILPVTLETRQRKGEVFAPIHWSKAWGSHCQIGALFNGANDEISGQPELKHAAVAIQPAAFTTGGQIAVRNSALLSQLTDVADYWVKIPAEHCESAQVASYAKAEDLLQKWQSVLPENCIMLTRQQDDKASAVILQNEILAAVVWTDSNAQAMPLEWLDSLFATSADLPDATLAALLRGQPDEAYLLGPQICSCFNVRQKTINDAIEAGAATVDALGDQLQCGTNCGSCRSELKRMIDQQADARVLLHSIDEGALS, from the coding sequence ATGAATCACAGCCAGCACCACGAACTGTCAACGCTGATACCAGTGACGACAACAAAACGGACACAACAGTTAGGGCAGACAACTTGCCCCTACTGCGGTGTTGGCTGTGGCGTAGATGTTATTCGCCAGCAGGATGGCCGCAACGCTTCCCTGAAAAGCGTGGCCGGTACGCCGGAACATCCGGCGAATTTTGGACGCTTATGTATCAAAGGCACTAACCTTCTGCAAACCAACGGTGCCGAAAACCGCTTATTGTCGCCTTCAGTGGCAGGAAAAAACGTTTCCTGGGACACCGCCACAGGTTTGGTGGCGGAAAAAATTAAAGATGTCATTGCCAAACATGGGCCGGAGGCAGTGGCGTTCTACGTTTCCGGGCAACTGCTTACTGAAGACTACTATGTTGCCAACAAGCTGATGAAAGGGTATATCGGTAGTGCCAATATCGACACCAATTCGCGGCTGTGCATGTCTTCGGCGGTGGCGGCTTACAAACGCGCTTTCGGTGAGGACCTGGTTCCCTGCAGCTATAACGATTTAGAGCACACGGATTTACTGGTTTTAGTAGGCAGTAATGCTGCCTGGACTCACCCGGTTTTATTCCAGCGTATGGAAAGAGCAAAACTGCGCAACCCGGATCTTAACGTGGTTCTTATCGACCCTCGTGCTACAGACAGCAGCACCTTAGCTGATCTGCATTTGCCTTTAAAACCAGGCACAGACGCTGCTCTCTTTAACGGCTTGTTGCATTTTTTAGTTACTCAAGGCCATACCGACAACACGTTTATTGCTGATTCCACCAACGGGTTTGAAGCGGCGGTAGAAAATGCGTCGGTGTGGAGTACCGCCGCGGTTGCCAATTACTGCGACTTACCTGAAGCAAGCGTTATACAGTTTTATACAATGTTTGCTAAAAAGACCACCGCAATCACCTTTTTCTCTATGGGCATTAACCAGTCAACCACCGGGGTAGACAAAGGTAACGCCATTATAAACTGTCATCTTGCCAGCGGAAAAATCGGCAAACCTGGCAGTGGCCCTTTTTCTATCACTGGCCAGCCCAATGCGATGGGCGGAAGGGAAGTTGGCGGATTGGCTAACATGCTGGCAGCACATATGGACATAGATAACGCCGAGCATCGAAAGAATGTTCAGACTTTCTGGCAATCACCTGTAATGGCCGAACGTCAGGGGTTAAAGGCGGTAGATATGTTCGAACGCATGGCGGCGGGTGACATTAAATTTGTCTGGATCATGGCCACCAATCCAGTGGTCAGTATGCCAAACCGGCCGCAAATAGAAGCCGCCTTGGAAAAGTGTGAGACGGTAGTGGTGTCGGATATTGTTGCCAATACCGACACCTTAGCTTTTGCCGATATTGTTTTACCCGCCACAGGTTGGTCGGAAAAAGACGGTACGGTGACAAATTCAGAAAGAAGAATTTCCCGTCAGCGCGGATTATTACCCGCACCAGGTGAAGCCCGTCATGACTGGCAAATTATTTGTGACGTGGCCGGTAAAATGGGCTTTGCTGACAGCTTCAGTTACGCCCATGTCAGCGAAATTTTTGATGAGCACACCCGGCTGACTACCTACAAAAATCATGGCGAGCGGGCGCTCAATCTGTGCGGTTTAAGTGGCATGACGGTTTCTGAGTATGATCGCCTGTCGCCCACCCAATGGCCAGTAGCTGACGCCACTTGTCAGGGAACAGAAAGACTTTTTAGCGATGGCAAATTTTTTACCGCTGACCGGCGTGCAAATTTTATCGCCATCCAGCCAGCAGCTCCTGCGCAGCTTACCTGTGAAGCATTCCCGTTTGTGCTTAATTCCGGACGGCTAAGGGATCAATGGCATACCATGACCCGCACCGGTAAAGCCGCCAAACTTTTTCGTCATACTGCCCAGGCTACGCTGGCTATGCACCCGGATGATGCAGAAAAGCTCTCATTAAAAGAAGGTGATTTAGCCGCATTGTCAGCCGCGAGTAGTGGTGGGATGACGACTATCTTGCCTGTAACCCTGGAGACGCGCCAGCGCAAAGGTGAAGTGTTCGCACCTATTCACTGGTCAAAAGCATGGGGATCGCATTGCCAGATTGGCGCCCTGTTTAATGGAGCGAACGACGAAATTTCCGGTCAGCCTGAACTCAAGCATGCAGCGGTGGCTATTCAACCCGCTGCGTTCACCACTGGCGGGCAAATCGCTGTGCGAAACTCTGCGTTGCTTTCTCAGCTTACCGATGTGGCTGATTATTGGGTAAAAATTCCCGCTGAACATTGTGAAAGCGCACAGGTGGCAAGTTACGCTAAAGCCGAAGATTTGCTGCAGAAGTGGCAATCTGTGCTGCCAGAAAACTGCATTATGTTAACCCGCCAGCAGGATGATAAAGCCTCGGCAGTCATACTGCAGAATGAGATTTTGGCAGCGGTTGTCTGGACAGATTCTAACGCACAGGCGATGCCGCTTGAATGGTTAGACAGCCTCTTTGCTACCTCTGCTGACCTACCAGATGCAACACTTGCTGCACTACTGCGGGGGCAGCCTGATGAAGCTTATTTACTCGGCCCTCAGATTTGTAGCTGTTTTAATGTTCGGCAAAAAACGATTAACGACGCTATTGAAGCCGGAGCTGCCACCGTTGACGCGCTGGGAGATCAGCTTCAATGTGGCACAAACTGCG
- the nirB gene encoding nitrite reductase large subunit NirB, with protein sequence MNQSTSLTRVVVVGNGMVGHHFVEQLVSSKSQCEITVLSGEKRLAYDRVQLSSYFSGKSAADLALTDEATYDEWGVRYIKEAMVTSIDRTAKIVTTAAMQNYEYDVLVMATGSFPFVPPIPGNDQAHCLVYRTIEDLEAIEASASQSKVGVVVGGGLLGLEAANALKQAGLETHVVEFASQLMAVQLDNAGGELLRSKITALGVQVHTQKATQVIEAGQTCRYRMVFADDSFLETDMILFSAGIRPSDQLARQADLQIGQRGGIVINNLCVTSDSSIYAIGECALWGNRIYGLVAPGYTMARVAAAHIAGNDMAFEGADMSTKLKLMGVEVGSIGDAHARTEGAMCFTYHNQPEGIYKKLVVDAAQQQVIGAVLVGDTSDYDTLLQYALNSIALPEHAESLILPSAGAAPTLGADALPDSATICSCHNVAKCDIVGAIEAGCCSLGEVKSSTKASTGCGGCAALLKNVVDNELEKRGVEVSKAICEHFNHTRQELFHIVKVEGIRSFDELVDKHGSGLGCEICKPTVASIMASVWNDFVLQKAHLPLQDTNDTYLGNMQKDGTYSVVPRVAGGEITPEKLILLGEVAKRYNLYTKITGGQRVDLFGARVEQLPLIWSELIEGGFETGHAYAKSLRTVKSCVGSTWCRYGVQDSVGQAIAIEDRYKGLRAPHKIKMAVSGCTRECAEAQSKDIGIIATENGWNLYVCGNGGMKPRHADLFATDLDTPTLISYIDRILMFYIKTADRLQRTSVWMDNLEGGLDYLKSVVIEDALGINQELEAQMQHIVDSYQCEWKTAVESQESLKRFRQFINSNAVDSNIQFVTQREQIRPATEAEKRAGNNVIPVELV encoded by the coding sequence ATGAATCAATCCACATCATTAACGCGAGTAGTTGTTGTCGGTAACGGCATGGTAGGACACCATTTCGTAGAGCAACTGGTCAGCAGCAAAAGCCAGTGTGAAATTACAGTGCTTAGCGGCGAAAAAAGACTGGCCTATGACCGCGTACAATTATCTTCTTACTTTAGCGGTAAAAGTGCAGCAGATCTGGCTCTGACCGATGAAGCTACTTATGACGAATGGGGCGTGCGGTATATTAAAGAGGCCATGGTTACCAGTATCGACCGTACTGCCAAGATAGTCACCACCGCTGCTATGCAGAATTACGAGTATGACGTTTTGGTGATGGCAACGGGTTCGTTTCCTTTTGTGCCGCCTATTCCTGGTAATGATCAGGCGCATTGTCTGGTATATCGCACCATTGAAGATTTGGAAGCCATTGAAGCGTCTGCCAGCCAAAGCAAAGTCGGCGTTGTGGTCGGCGGCGGATTATTAGGGCTGGAAGCCGCCAATGCACTTAAGCAGGCCGGGCTGGAAACCCACGTAGTGGAATTTGCCTCGCAACTGATGGCAGTTCAGCTTGATAATGCTGGTGGTGAGCTGCTAAGAAGCAAAATTACCGCTCTTGGTGTACAGGTACACACGCAAAAAGCCACACAGGTCATTGAAGCAGGGCAAACCTGTCGCTATCGCATGGTGTTTGCCGATGACTCGTTTTTGGAAACGGACATGATTCTGTTTTCCGCCGGGATCCGTCCCTCAGATCAACTGGCGCGCCAGGCAGATCTACAGATTGGTCAGCGTGGCGGGATTGTCATCAACAACCTGTGCGTTACCTCTGATTCCAGTATTTATGCAATTGGTGAATGTGCGCTATGGGGCAACCGAATCTATGGGTTGGTAGCGCCAGGTTACACCATGGCACGCGTCGCAGCAGCCCATATAGCGGGTAATGACATGGCGTTTGAAGGTGCAGACATGAGCACCAAGCTTAAACTGATGGGCGTTGAGGTAGGATCTATCGGTGACGCCCACGCCCGCACCGAAGGCGCTATGTGCTTTACTTACCATAACCAGCCCGAAGGCATTTATAAGAAGCTGGTAGTGGACGCTGCTCAACAGCAGGTGATAGGCGCTGTGCTGGTGGGGGATACCAGCGATTACGACACATTGCTGCAGTATGCACTAAACAGCATTGCACTACCTGAGCACGCAGAAAGCCTGATTCTACCTAGTGCAGGCGCAGCACCGACATTAGGTGCGGATGCGCTACCTGATAGCGCAACCATTTGTTCATGTCATAACGTTGCCAAGTGTGACATTGTGGGAGCTATAGAGGCAGGCTGCTGCAGCCTGGGAGAGGTAAAATCGTCTACCAAAGCCAGCACCGGCTGTGGCGGTTGCGCTGCGTTGCTGAAAAATGTCGTCGACAACGAGCTGGAAAAGCGTGGGGTCGAAGTGTCCAAAGCAATCTGTGAGCACTTTAACCATACCCGTCAGGAACTTTTTCATATCGTTAAAGTTGAAGGTATCCGCAGCTTCGATGAGCTGGTGGATAAACACGGCAGCGGCTTAGGTTGTGAAATATGTAAACCCACCGTTGCATCAATTATGGCCTCGGTCTGGAACGACTTTGTGCTACAAAAAGCGCACCTTCCTTTGCAGGATACCAACGATACCTATTTGGGAAATATGCAAAAGGATGGCACCTATTCGGTAGTGCCTCGCGTAGCAGGTGGTGAAATTACGCCCGAGAAGCTCATTCTGCTGGGAGAAGTGGCCAAGCGCTATAACTTGTACACCAAGATCACCGGCGGCCAGCGTGTAGATTTGTTTGGTGCTCGCGTGGAACAACTGCCGCTGATTTGGAGCGAACTCATTGAAGGCGGTTTCGAAACCGGACACGCATATGCGAAGTCTCTGCGCACGGTGAAGTCTTGCGTAGGAAGCACCTGGTGTCGCTATGGTGTGCAGGATTCGGTGGGACAGGCCATTGCAATTGAAGATCGCTACAAAGGGCTTCGCGCACCCCATAAAATTAAGATGGCAGTTTCAGGCTGTACCCGCGAGTGTGCTGAAGCACAAAGTAAAGACATCGGTATCATTGCCACGGAGAATGGCTGGAACCTGTATGTTTGCGGCAATGGCGGTATGAAGCCGCGCCACGCGGACCTGTTTGCCACCGACTTGGACACCCCCACACTCATTAGCTACATCGACCGCATTTTAATGTTTTATATAAAAACTGCCGACCGCTTACAGCGAACGTCGGTGTGGATGGACAATCTGGAAGGCGGGCTGGACTATCTTAAGTCCGTCGTTATAGAGGATGCACTGGGAATTAATCAAGAGCTGGAAGCGCAGATGCAGCATATCGTCGATTCCTATCAGTGCGAATGGAAGACTGCGGTGGAATCTCAAGAATCACTGAAACGCTTTCGTCAGTTTATCAACAGCAACGCGGTAGACAGCAATATTCAATTTGTCACGCAGCGGGAGCAGATCCGTCCCGCGACAGAAGCCGAAAAACGCGCCGGTAACAACGTCATTCCGGTTGAATTGGTATAA
- a CDS encoding baeRF12 domain-containing protein has product MSGKSYVVVANQTEAKILVENSKTKELELVVTLTNEDGRSSDSNLVTDRPGSISAPSNTVPGVDTMSRKDAAEIEAERFAASVTGWLDERRSKENINHIDIIAEPSFLGKLRSQMSKHLEKLIGCTVDKDVVQADQQRWLDYLKDAGHSSSL; this is encoded by the coding sequence ATGTCAGGTAAATCGTATGTGGTGGTTGCTAATCAAACTGAGGCAAAGATACTTGTTGAAAACAGTAAAACCAAAGAACTGGAGCTGGTGGTTACCTTAACCAACGAAGATGGACGTTCTAGCGACAGCAATCTGGTTACTGATCGGCCTGGGTCTATTTCGGCACCAAGTAATACAGTACCGGGAGTGGATACCATGAGCCGCAAAGACGCTGCCGAGATTGAGGCTGAGAGGTTTGCCGCGAGCGTAACAGGCTGGCTGGATGAGCGGCGTTCTAAAGAGAATATCAATCATATCGACATCATTGCTGAACCCAGTTTTCTAGGTAAGTTACGTAGCCAAATGAGCAAACATCTGGAGAAACTCATCGGCTGCACTGTAGATAAAGATGTAGTTCAGGCTGATCAGCAACGTTGGCTGGATTATTTAAAAGATGCAGGCCACAGCTCATCTTTATAA
- the nirD gene encoding nitrite reductase small subunit NirD, translating to MLAQVEYVPQWLEVGNEEDLIDNSGICALIDDQQVAIFTLASKGGRHTFALGNWDPIGKANVLYRGIVGSIGGEPVVASPLYKEHYSLITGKCLENDGYAVPVYEVRVEMGKVQVAV from the coding sequence ATGTTAGCACAAGTCGAATACGTCCCGCAGTGGCTGGAGGTTGGGAATGAAGAAGATCTTATTGATAACAGTGGTATTTGCGCACTAATTGATGATCAACAGGTGGCAATTTTTACCCTTGCGAGCAAAGGCGGAAGACACACTTTTGCTCTCGGGAACTGGGACCCCATCGGCAAAGCCAACGTGTTATATCGGGGAATTGTTGGCTCCATTGGCGGCGAACCTGTAGTGGCATCGCCGCTTTATAAGGAGCACTACTCATTGATTACAGGCAAATGCCTTGAAAATGACGGCTACGCGGTGCCTGTTTACGAGGTGCGTGTGGAAATGGGCAAGGTACAAGTCGCAGTATAA